One Bradyrhizobium zhanjiangense DNA segment encodes these proteins:
- a CDS encoding NADP-dependent oxidoreductase, with amino-acid sequence MKAIVVTDRTAGTAAMKLVERPAPQAAINDVVVQVHASGFVPTELAWPSTWTDRLDRDRTPSIPGHELAGVVTALGYGTTGLSVGQRVFGLADWYRDGTLAEYVAIEARNLAPLPGDVDFTVGASLPISGLTAWQGLFQHGRLHAGQSVLAHGAAGAVGSMVTQLAREAGAYVIGTGRAADRQTVLDFGAKEFIDLDNDALEEVGEVDLVFDVIGGDIQKRSAGLLRAGGILVTVVGPAEARPSDGVAVDFVVEPDRAQLSEIVQRVRDGRLRTNIGNISTLDDAVAALNPTERRKGNTIIRVRP; translated from the coding sequence ATGAAGGCGATCGTTGTAACGGACCGAACCGCGGGAACGGCCGCGATGAAGCTGGTGGAGCGGCCCGCGCCGCAGGCAGCGATAAACGACGTCGTCGTTCAGGTTCATGCGTCGGGATTTGTCCCGACTGAGCTGGCGTGGCCCTCGACCTGGACCGATCGCCTCGATCGTGACCGAACACCGTCGATCCCCGGGCACGAGCTGGCCGGAGTGGTCACCGCTCTCGGATATGGCACCACGGGGCTGTCGGTGGGACAGCGGGTGTTCGGCCTCGCGGATTGGTATCGCGACGGCACGCTGGCCGAGTATGTGGCGATCGAGGCTCGCAACCTCGCGCCGCTGCCGGGCGACGTCGACTTCACTGTGGGCGCGAGCCTGCCGATCTCGGGCCTGACCGCATGGCAAGGGCTGTTCCAGCACGGCCGCCTTCACGCGGGGCAGAGCGTTCTCGCACACGGCGCGGCCGGCGCAGTCGGGTCGATGGTGACGCAACTCGCACGAGAGGCCGGCGCCTACGTCATCGGCACCGGACGTGCCGCCGACCGTCAGACGGTGCTCGACTTCGGCGCGAAGGAGTTCATCGATCTCGACAACGACGCCCTGGAAGAGGTCGGCGAAGTCGATCTGGTATTTGATGTTATCGGCGGTGATATCCAGAAGCGGTCTGCAGGACTGCTTCGAGCTGGAGGAATATTGGTGACTGTCGTCGGGCCGGCCGAGGCGCGGCCCTCCGACGGCGTGGCGGTTGACTTCGTCGTCGAGCCCGATCGTGCGCAACTGAGTGAGATCGTCCAGCGGGTACGGGATGGACGATTGCGGACGAACATCGGCAACATCTCGACCCTCGACGATGCCGTCGCTGCCTTAAATCCCACCGAGCGACGCAAGGGCAATACGATCATCCGCGTTCGTCCCTGA
- a CDS encoding nucleotidyltransferase family protein — MAKEITGSIETIAAAAEPTVPSARAEVFYTQALRELAKLDLPFLLAGTYALSAYTGVVRATKDLDIVCKPTDYPRVLNHFRNLGHTVAIEDERWLGKVFQDEHFFDVIFAFWHGMAPVTDQWFESAPRIEVFGTPMRIIAPTELIWSKAFVQLRHRYDGPDIAHLILKQHDQIDWRRLLAYMELHWEVLLAHLLNFRWAYPSERDCLPRWLMDELVARLKTQFELPPPRVKVCRGRLFSQVDYAPAVEEWGFADADQDSE; from the coding sequence ATGGCCAAGGAGATCACTGGATCGATAGAGACGATCGCTGCGGCCGCCGAGCCGACCGTGCCATCGGCCCGCGCCGAGGTGTTTTACACTCAGGCCTTGCGCGAGCTCGCGAAGCTGGATCTGCCGTTTCTTTTGGCCGGCACGTATGCGCTGAGCGCCTATACCGGCGTGGTGCGCGCTACCAAAGATCTCGATATCGTGTGCAAGCCGACTGACTATCCACGTGTTCTCAACCACTTCCGCAACCTCGGGCACACCGTCGCAATCGAGGACGAACGCTGGCTCGGCAAGGTCTTCCAGGACGAGCACTTTTTCGATGTGATCTTCGCTTTCTGGCATGGCATGGCTCCCGTGACCGACCAATGGTTCGAATCCGCGCCGCGCATCGAGGTGTTCGGTACGCCGATGCGCATCATCGCCCCGACGGAGTTGATCTGGTCCAAGGCCTTCGTCCAGCTGCGGCACCGTTACGATGGCCCGGATATCGCGCATCTCATTCTCAAGCAGCACGATCAGATCGACTGGCGGCGTCTGCTTGCCTACATGGAGCTGCATTGGGAGGTGCTTCTGGCACATCTACTCAACTTCCGCTGGGCCTATCCGAGCGAGCGCGATTGCCTGCCGCGCTGGCTGATGGACGAACTGGTCGCCCGCCTGAAGACCCAGTTCGAACTTCCTCCTCCGCGCGTGAAGGTATGTCGGGGGCGCCTGTTTTCGCAGGTCGATTATGCCCCGGCCGTTGAGGAATGGGGCTTTGCCGACGCAGACCAGGATAGCGAGTAG
- a CDS encoding metallophosphoesterase family protein, translating to MSEKPDTLTFAAIGDLHVKEDRTLSFRELFAELSTKARVLVLCGDLTDLGKPSEAELLAEDLRACSIPVVGVLGNHDYESGQTEDVKSILKGAGMHLLNGQSYEIEGVAFVGVKGFIGGFGRRMLASFGEAVVKSLVAEAVNEATHLENAMRAVASKQAVVVLHYAPILDTVEGEPLEILPFLGSSRLGETIDRFTVSAVVHGHAHQGRYEGRTPGGARVYNVARSIKKPSGRPYALIQV from the coding sequence ATGTCCGAAAAACCCGACACGCTCACCTTCGCTGCCATTGGCGATCTCCACGTGAAGGAGGACCGCACGTTGTCCTTCCGGGAACTCTTTGCCGAGCTCTCGACCAAGGCCCGGGTGCTCGTCCTTTGCGGCGACCTCACTGACCTCGGCAAGCCGTCCGAAGCGGAACTTCTGGCGGAGGATTTGCGCGCCTGCTCCATTCCCGTTGTCGGCGTGCTCGGAAACCACGACTACGAGTCCGGGCAGACTGAAGACGTAAAGAGCATTTTGAAGGGCGCCGGAATGCACCTGCTCAACGGGCAGTCGTACGAAATCGAGGGCGTCGCCTTCGTCGGCGTGAAGGGCTTCATCGGTGGGTTCGGCCGCCGCATGCTCGCTTCGTTCGGCGAGGCCGTCGTCAAGAGCCTGGTCGCCGAAGCCGTCAACGAAGCGACGCACCTCGAAAATGCGATGCGCGCGGTGGCGAGCAAGCAGGCTGTTGTCGTCCTTCACTATGCGCCGATTCTCGATACGGTTGAAGGCGAGCCGCTGGAGATTCTTCCGTTCCTCGGCTCGTCACGCCTCGGCGAAACGATCGATCGATTTACGGTGAGTGCGGTCGTTCACGGCCATGCTCATCAGGGTCGCTATGAAGGCCGCACGCCCGGAGGCGCGCGGGTTTACAACGTGGCGCGGTCAATCAAGAAGCCCAGCGGTCGACCCTACGCCTTGATTCAGGTTTGA
- a CDS encoding GNAT family N-acetyltransferase, translating to MSESAVATEFPILPTDRLLMRAVSMDDVSSIRALLGITEVTRYSNIPDSPTEEQAIELVRNMSELYQSGNGCAWIIEDRLSHAFVGVFRFNWFHKPWKCGGIGYELHPSVWGRGVMTEALRAAIRCGHDTFGLNRIEAWTLPGNGASDRVLEKGGFRYEGTLRQKAWFKGAFHDFRVFGRVTDDALCE from the coding sequence ATGTCAGAGTCCGCCGTGGCCACGGAATTTCCGATCCTTCCGACGGACCGTCTGCTCATGCGGGCCGTGAGCATGGATGACGTCTCGTCGATCCGTGCCCTGCTGGGGATCACCGAGGTCACACGCTATTCCAACATTCCGGATTCACCGACCGAAGAGCAAGCCATCGAGTTGGTGCGGAATATGTCGGAGCTGTATCAATCGGGAAATGGCTGTGCCTGGATCATCGAAGATCGCCTGTCGCACGCGTTCGTTGGCGTTTTCCGCTTCAACTGGTTCCATAAACCGTGGAAATGCGGTGGCATCGGATACGAATTACATCCGAGCGTCTGGGGACGAGGCGTGATGACTGAGGCGCTGCGTGCAGCGATCCGTTGCGGCCACGATACTTTTGGGCTCAATCGTATCGAAGCCTGGACCTTACCCGGCAACGGAGCTTCCGATCGCGTGCTCGAAAAAGGTGGATTCCGTTACGAGGGGACTTTGCGTCAGAAGGCATGGTTCAAAGGTGCCTTCCACGACTTCCGCGTGTTCGGTCGAGTGACCGATGATGCGCTGTGCGAGTAG